The nucleotide sequence CTATGAATGAAGGCCTCACGAAGGCGACGGTCGAGCCCGGCAAGAATGAAAACGGGTTCCTCGGGTTGCTCGCGCAGATCAAGCCCGAGATCGAGCGCCGCATCGCCGCGCGGTTCGACGAGAAGATCACGAGGGCGCGCACGTACGGCGCCGAGATCGCCGCGATGCACGAGGCGGCGCGGGACCTCTCGCTCCGCGGCGGCAAGCGCGTGCGCGCAGGGCTCATCGCCGCCGGGTGGATCGCCGCCGGAGGCGAGGGCCCGCTCGACGCGGCGATCGACGCCGGCGTCGCGTTCGAGCTCCTGCAGAGTTACCTGCTCATCCAGGACGACTGGATGGACAACGACGCGACGCGGCGCGGCGGTCCGAGCGTCCACGCGGCGCTCACGAAGAGGCTCGGGGGCGAGCACATCGGGGCGACGGCGGCGATCCTCTCGAGTGACATGACGTGGGGGCTCGCGGTGGAGACGCTGGTGTCGATCCCGGGGCTCTCGGCGGAGCGGCGGCTCGAGGTGACGCAGGTGTTCCTGCGGATCCACGAGGACGTGGTGCTCGGCCAGCAGATCGACGTGCTCGGCAAGGCGGAGGACGTCGAGGCGATGCACGACCTCAAGACCGGGAGCTACACGATGCGCGGGCCGCTGCTCATCGGCGCGGCGCTCGCGGGTGGATCGCCGGAGCTCTGCGCGGCGCTCGCGCGTTTCGCGGCGCCGCTCGGCGTCGCGTTCCAGCTCCGCGACGATCTGCTCGGGACCTTCGGAGACCACGCGGAGACGGGCAAGCCGGTCGGCAACGACATCGTGGCGGGCAAACGCACGAGCCTCGTGGCCGAGGCGGCGCGGCGCATGAACGAGGACGAGACACGCGCGCTCGCAGCGGCGCACGGGCGAGCGGACGCGGGCGCGGACGCGGTCGCCGCGGCGACGCGGGCGCTCGTGACGTCGGGCGCGCGCAGGGCCGTGGAGGAGCGGCAGCGGGCGCTCTGCGAGGCGGCGATGAAGGAGCTCGCGTCGATGACGGTGACGGCCGCGGCGCGATCGATCCTGGCCGGCGTGGTGGACGCGCTCCGGGTGCGGCCCGCCGCGGAGGAGGCGCGCTCGTGACGGAGAGGACGAGCGCGGAGGGGACGGCGTCGGGCAAGGTGATCCTGTTCGGCGAACACGCGGTCGTCTACGGATCACCCGCGATCGCGGCTGGCCTCGATCGCGGAGCCCACGCCCGAGCGACGCGCCTCGCGAGCGGGCCGAGCACGCTCCGGATCGGGGACGAGACGGTCGTGGCGGATGGTTCGTCCTCGAACGATCTCGAGCGCGCGTTCCACGCGTTGCTCACGGTCGCGCCCGCGCTCCCGCCCGTGCACGTGGAGGCGCGTAGTGATCTGCCGCCGGGCGGCGGCCTGGGCAGCTCGGCGGCGCTCTCCGTGGCGATCACGCGCGCGGCGGAGGCGCTCGCGCGTGGGCAGGAAGAGGACGCGGCGATCGAGGCGCGTGTGCTCGAACGTGCAGCCGCGTGGGAGCGGATCTTTCACGGCAACCCCTCCGGCATCGACGCGATGGCCGCGGCGCGAGGCGGCATCTTCCGGTTCACGCGCGCCGAGGGGGCGCGGCCGATCCTGCCGCGCCAGGACCTCGCCTTGTGTGTGGGATCGACGGGGCAGCCGTCGTCGACGCGGGAGACGGTCGGGCTCATCGCGTCACAACACGCGAAGGATCCCGTGCTCGTGCAGCGATCGATCGACGCGGTGACGTCGATCGTGGGCAACGCCGTGCTCGCCCTCGAGGCCGGTGACCAGCGCGCGCTCGGGGATCTCATGAACATGAACCAGCTCGTGCTCTCGGGGCTCTTCGTCTCGACGAGCGAGCTCGAGGAGCTCTGCGCGCTCGCGCGGGCCTCGGGCGCGCTCGGCGCGAAGCTCACGGGAGGCGGCGGCGGCGGCTGCGTGATCGCGCTCGTGCCGCCCGCGTTCCAGAGCGACGGCACGCGTGACGAGGCGCGCGAGGCCAAGAGCGCCGCGCGGATCCTCGACGCCTGGCGAGGCGCCGAGGGCCGCTACGAAGGATTTTACGCGCGGATCCGCGCAGGCAGGCGCGCCCCGACGGAGCGCGCCGAAGGAGGACTGTCGTGACGATACGCGCGGCCAAGGCGACGGCGCATCCGAACATCGCGCTGGCGAAATACTGGGGGAAGCGGGCGGACGGCGTGAACCAGCCCGCGGTGCCGAGCCTCTCGGTGACACTCGCGGGCATGGCCACGACGACGACCGTGACCTTCGATCCGGCGCTCGTGGAGGACACGTTCCTGCTCGGCGGCGCGCCGGCCGACGAGGGCCCGCGCGCGCGGGTGGTGAAGCTGCTCGATCGGGTGCGTCGCGCGGCGGGGTTCGAGACGCGGGCGCGTGTCGAGAGCAGCAACGACTTCCCGACGGCCTCGGGCCTCGCGTCGAGCGCGTCGGGCTTCTCGGCGCTCGCGCTCGCGGCGCTCGCGGCGGCGGGGCTCGACACGGATCCGGCGCGCGTGAGTGATCTCGCGCGAAGGATCTCGGTGAGCGCGGCGCGTTCGGCGTTCGGCGGGTTCGTGGAGCTGCCCGTGGGCAACCCCGGCGAGGGGGACCTCGCGGCGATCCCGATCGCGCCGGCGGATCACCTCGCGTTACGTGTCGTCGTGGCCGTGACGCGGGAAGGGCCGAAGGCCGTGGGCTCGACGGACGGCATGGAGCACACGGTCCGTACGAGCCCGTATTTTCCGGCGTGGGTCGCGTCCGCGCCCGCGCTCTGCGCCCGCGTGCGCGAGGCCGTGCTCCGGCGGGATCTCGAGGCGCTCGGCGTCGCCGCCGAGGAGAGCGCGCTCGCGATGCACGCGACGAGTATCGCCGCGCGGCCGGGGCTCATTTACTGGACCGGCGGGACGGTGGAGGCGCTCGAAGAGGTGCGACGCATGCGGGCGCGCGGGCTCGTCGCCTACGCGACGATCGACGCGGGACCTCACGTGAAGGTGCTGACGACGCCGGAGGACGAGCCACGCGTGACGGCCGCGCTCGCGGAGGTGCCGGGCGTGAAACGTACGATCGTCGCGTCGCCCGGCGAAGGCGCGCGGCTTTTGGAACGAACGTGATCACGCGGGCGCCGGGCAAGATCGTCGTCTCGGGGGCGTACGCCGTCCTCGAAGGAGCACCCGCGCTCGTCGCGGCCGTCGATCGCTACGTGGTGGCGGACGAGAGCCACACGAGCGAGCTCGTGACGGAGGAGGTACACGCGGCGATCGACGCGGGCGTGCTCCGCCACGCGCCCGCGTTCGACGCGTCGGCCCTGCGCGCGCCGATGCCCGACGGCACGACACGCAAGCTCGGGCTCGGATCGAGCGCGGCGATCCTGGTCGCCTCGATCGGCGCGGCGCTCGCCGCGACGATCACGGACGAGGCGAAGCTCAGGAGCGTGGTCTTCCCGCTCGCGCTCGCCGCGCACCGGAAGGCCCAGCCACGCGGCAGCGGCATCGACGTCGCTTCGAGCGTGTTCGGCGGCGTCGTCGCGTGCCGGCTCGTGAAGGACGGGGCGCTCGACGTCGCGCCGTTTGCCTTGCCGCGCGGCGTCGTGCTCGAGGTCTTCGCCTGCCCCACGGCGGCGTCGACGGGCGCGCTCGTCGAGAAGGTGCAGGCCGTGCGCGCGCGGGATCCCGAGGTGTATCGGAAGCTGCTCGACGAGATCGCGGACGGCGCAAAGGCCGCGCTCGAAGCCGAGGACGCGGCGGGGTTCGTGCGAGCGATCGCGGCGCAGATCGACACGCTCGCCGAGCTCGGCCGCGTGTCCGGCGCGCCCATCGTGGTCGACGACGTGGCCACGCTGCGCACGTTCGCGCGAGCGGAAGGCGCGAGCTTCGGGCCAAGCGGCGCAGGCGGCGGCGACATCGCCTTGTGGATCGGCCCCGCGCCCTCGTCCGCCGCCTTCCGCGAGCGGGCTGCCACGCTTCACCTCGAGCCCCTCGACACACGTATCGGCGCGCCCGGGCTCTCCGTCGGTTGAACGATCCGAGCATCACCGGGCGACGGGGGCTAAGCTGCCGCGCTGATTCGTATGACCGCGTCCCGCTTCGCCAACCTGCTCCGCCCCGAGCTCGCGGACCTCGCCGCGTACGTCCCGCACACGGGCGACTTCGAGATCCGGCTCGACGGCAACGAGGCCCCGCCGCTGCTCTCCCCCGACGCGCGCGCCGCCGTCGCGCAGGCGCTCGCGGCGGGCGCGCTCGAGCGGTACCCCGATCCACGAGCGACCGAGCTCCGCGAGGCGATCACGAGCCACGTGGGCGGCACGTCGGACGAGGTCCTCGTGGGCACGGGCTCGGACGAGGTGATCGCCCTCCTGCTCACCGCGCTCTCGCAGCCGCGCGCAGGCGCCGAGGCAGCGACGATCGTCACGCCGTCGCCGACGTTCGTGATGTACCGGCTCAGCGCGGCCGCCCGCGGCATCCGTGTCCACGAGGTCCCGCTCGACGATCGCTGGGACCTCGACGTCGCGCAGATGCGCGCGGCCATCACCTCGACGAACCCGAACATCGTCTTCCTCGCGTCGCCGAACAACCCGACCGGGACGCGCATGTCCGAGGATCGCATCCGCGCCGTGATCGAAGCCGCGCCCGAAGCGCTCGTCGTGCTCGACGAGGCGTACGTCGCCTTCGCGCCCGCGAGTGTCGCGCACCTCCGCCACGCTTACCCGAACGTCGCCCTGCTCGGCACCGTCTCCAAGATCGGCTTCGCGGCGCTACGCGTCGGCTGGTTCGTGGGGCCGGCCGAGCTCGTCCGCGAGATCGACAAGGTCCGCCAGCCCTACAACCTGCCCACGCCCTCGCAGCGCGCCGCCACGCTCGTCCTCTGCGAGCTGCGCGCCGAGATCGAGCGCGTCGTCGCGCACGTCGTCGCGGAGCGCGAGCGCCTCGGCCGCGAGCTCGCGCGGCTCGGCTTCGGTGTGCCCCCGAGTGACGCGAACTTCCTTTGGGTCGAAACGAAGCGGCCCGCGAAGGACGTGTTCGAGGGCCTCGCGGCGAACAAGATCCTCGTCCGGAGCTTCCACGCCCGCGGCGGTCGCCTCGCGAACCACCTGCGCATCACGATCGGCACACGCGAAGAGAACGACCGGCTGCTCGAGGTCCTCACGAGGTGGGCATGAGCGGACGTGGACGGTCACTCGCGCGTGGCGCCGCGCTCGTGTTGCTCGGCCTCACGGCGGGCTGCGGTGATCCGAAGGTGATCCGCGTCATCGATGGCGTGCCCACGGAGGGGCGGTTCATCGCGTACGAGGCGTACGCGTATTACGCCCGCGCCGCGGAGGCCGAAGCGCGCGGCGATCTACGGCTGGCGATCCTGCTCTACCGCGGCGCCGCCGAGCACGACGCGAAGAGCGTCGAGGTCTGGACCCGCCTCGGCGCCGCAGCGTGCGCCGATCCCGACGCGCGTGGCTCCGCCGGAGGCGCCTTCGAACGCGCCGAGGCGCTCGATCCGACCTACGAGCCCCTCGCCCGCGCGCGCGCCCGCTGCGCCGAGAAGATGGGCCGGCTCGACGAGGCGCTCGGGCACGCCGCCCGCGCCGTCGCCCTCGATCCAGGGCAGGACGAGGCCGTGTTGCTCTACGCCTCGTTGCTCGAGCGAAGAGGTCGCGTCACCGAGGCCGAGCGCTGGCTCGACGCCCTCGTCTTCGAGCGACCCACCTCCGTTCGAGGCTGGCTCGCCCGTTACGAGCTCGCGCTCCGACGCAACGACGCGGCCGCCGCCGAGCGAGCAGCCCGCGCCTTGCGAAGACGCGCGCCTCGCCATGCGGATCGGATCAGCGCCGAGGTGCCCGCGCTCGCGCCGCTCGCCGAGGTCGACGCGGCCCTGCGCTCCGGCGACCTCGGCGCCGCCCGAAAGGCCGCTCTTCGCGCGCGCCTCCCCGCCCCCGAGCTCGCCGTCCGGGCCGCGGCCCTCGGCCTCGCGCCCCTCGCGCGCGACCAGGCCGAGCTCGTCCTCGGCGCCGATCCTTCGTCGAGCTCCGCGCGGATCGCGCTCGCCGTCGCCGCGGATCTCGCGGGCGACGCGGCCCTCTTCGCGTCCGCGCTCGACGCCCCGAGGGACACGCTCGCCGCGGCCCCCTCCCCGCTCGCGCGCCTGCTCTTCGCCGATCTGCTCCTGCGACGCGCGGGCGCCGAGGCCGCACGCGCGTTCGCCGGCGCCGCCTCCGCGTCGTCCGACACATCGCCGAACGCAACACCCGATCCGCTGCTCGAAGCCGTCCGCAAGCGCGTGCGCGCTCGCCTCGCGCCCTCGGGCAAGGGCGCTTAGCGTTCCTTCTCGGCTTCGGCCTTCTTCTCGGCTTCGGCCTTCTTCTCCGCGGCGGCCTTTTTCCTCGCCTCGGGGGTGTCCTTCTTCTCGTCGAACTCGAGCGTCAGGTCGACCGTGTTGTCGCCTTCCTTCAGCGTGATCCGCTGCTCGACGACCTTGTCGATCGACGGCAGGAACGCGCTCACGCGCACCTCGCCGCCCGCGGGGACGCCGGTGATCTCGTACTGCCCGTCGAGGCCCGTGACCGCGTGGGTCGCGTAGGCGAGCACGTAGACGTCGGCCGTGAGGAACGGGTTCGGCAGCTCGTCGCGGATCATGTAGTGCCCGGGCTCGAACGCGTAGAGCTTCACGGGCGCCCCGCCCGGAACGGCCACGAGCACGGCCTTCTTCGGCGCGCCGTCGAGGTACGGCATGTAGCTCTCGATCTTGTCGATGTTCGCGACCTCGAGGCGCTGCCCGAACGTCATCGCCACCGTGCGGCGCGAGAAGGCGCAGCCGTGGATGGTGACCTTCGCGGCCTCCTCGCGTGCCGGGACGAACCCCTTGTAACCCGTCACCGCGACGAGCACGTCGGCCGCCGCGCCCTCGAGCCCCACGCGGAAGAGCTTTCCGTAGGTCGCCGCGGCCTCGCCGCATTTGCCCGCGGGGAACGTGAAGCTCGTGCCCGGCGGCGCGTCGCCCTTGATGCGCACCGTGCCGCGCACCGTCGCCTTGGGGCCCTCGTACGGCGCTTCGTTCTTCGGGTTGATGACCTTGGTGATGTCGGCGTCGGCGCGCCCGATCCCGTTCGGGAACGCCCCCTTCGGCGCGGGAGCCGCTGCCGAGGCCTCGGGCTTCGCGGATCCCGGCGCTGCCGCTCCGTCGGTCCCGGGCTTCGTGTCGTGGTTCGGGGGAGCCGGGTTGTTCTGGCAACCCAGCGCAACGACGCAGGGGACGACGAGCAACCAGGCCATCGAAGTTCGGTTCATCACCCCGGACGTGGGCAAGCCCTGCGCCGCGCAGGATCGTGGCCGTTTCGAGGCAACACGTCGTTCACCGTGCCAACCGAGTTGTCGGATCATCATCAACCTCGTTGTCACTCCCCCGGCGATGCTGCGGCACAGCCATCGCCGGGGCAAGGGACCTTCGTTGTGGGGGAAGCGAGGAGCGCGGAGCGAGGCGTTCAGCGCGCGGCGAGGGCCGCCTCGACCGCCATCTGCAGCGACGTCGTCGGCCACAGGCCGAGCACGACCACGAGCACGCCGGAGACGACGAGCGCCGTCGCCACGTACCCCGAGCGCATCGGCTTCGCGATGGGCGCGCCGGGCGCGGGCTCGCGCATGTACATGTAGACCATCACGCGCAGGTAGTAATACGCGGAGATCACGCTGTTCAAGAGCAGGATGACCGCCAGCGGGTAGAGCCCGGCGCCGATCGACGCCTTGACGATGTAGAGCTTGCCGAAGAAGCCCGCCGTCGGAGGCACGCCCGCGAGCGAGAGCAGGAAGAGCGAGAACGCGAAGCCCGCGGCCGGATGCCGCTTGCCCACGCCCGCGAGGTCCTCGTAGCTCACCGCCTCGGCGCCGCGGCTGCCCATCAGGATGAGCGCGCCGAACGCGCCCACGGTCGAGACGGTGTACGTGAGCAGGTAGAACATCACGCTGCCCTGCGCGTCGCCGCCCGCGCGCATCGTCGAGACGACGCCCACGAGCACGTACCCCGCGTGCGCGATGCTCGAGTACGCGAGCATGCGCTTGACCGACTCCTGCTGGCCCGCGATGAGGTTCGCCACCGTCATCGTGAGCACCGCGAGCAGCGCGACGACCGGCGGCCAGCCCGCCGCCCACGACTCGAGCCCGCCCTCGCCGAAGCCACCGATGAGCACGCGGAGCATCGTCGCGAACGCCGCGCACTTCACCGCCACGGCCATGTAGGTCGTCGTCGGCGTCGGCGCGCCCTCGTAGGCGTCCGGCGTCCACATGTGGAACGGCACCGCGCTCACCTTGAACGCGAGCCCCACGATGATGAGCGCCGCCGCCGTGATCACGAGCGCGAAGTTCGGCCCCTTGCCCGGCTGCGCGTTCGCGATCACCTCGCGGATGCCCGCGAGATCCGTGTGCCCCGTCGCGCCGTAGAGCAGCGCCCCGCCGTAGAGCAGGAGCGCCGCCGCGAACGACCCGAGCAGGAAGTACTTCACCGCCGCCTCGGTGCTGCGCAACGAGGCGCGGCGGAAGCCGACCATCGCGTACACGCCGAGCGACATCGTCTCGAGCCCGAGAAAGAGCGAGAGCAGATCCCCCGCGGCCGCGAGGATCATCGCGCCCACGGTCGAGAAGATGACGAGCGGGTAGAACTCGCCCCGATCGAGCCTGTGCTCCGGCAGGTAACCACCCGCGAGCAGCGCGGCGAGCGCGCCGCCGAGGCAAAGCACGAACGAGAAGAACAGGGTGAAGCGGTCGACGATGATCCAGGGCGCGACCAGGTTCGCGCCCTCGAGCTTCTCCGGACCGACGAACCAGATCGCCGCGGCGAAGACGGCGCCCGCGAGCAGCGTCACCGCCGTGCCGAGCGAGAGCTCCGACGACGGCCCCGCGTCCCGATCGTCCGACGTCTCGTCGACGCGGCGCTTCGAGAACGCCTCCGCCACCATCAAGAGCAGGCCGCCGAGGCTGACGACGAGCAGCGGCGACAGACCGAGGAAGAGGCCGGAGTTCACTGCGCCACCTTCCCTTCACCGCCGAGCGCCGCCTGCGAGTCCTCGCCGCCCGCTTCCTCGGCGGGCTTCTCCTTCTTGGGCATGCCCTTCAGGAACGCCGGCGAGAACGTGTCCTCGGGCAGGAGCTTCGCGTCCCGCTCGTCCGCGAACAGGATCGCCTGGCCCGATACGACCTTGTACTGGTTGTGGTGGAGCAGGATCGACTCCTTCATCCGATCGAGGAAGATCGAGGGGAAGAACCCGATGACGAAGATCATGAGCACGAAGGGCGCGAGCGCGAGCGACTCGCGCACCGTGAGGTCGGGCAGGTGCTTGTTCTTCGGGTTCGTGAGCGGCCCGAAGAACATCTTCTGGACCACGTAGAGCATGTAGACCGCCGCGAGGATCACGCCGGCCGCAGCGCCCACCGTGTGGATCCCGGCGAACTTGCCGAGCCGCTCGGACATGAACGTGCCCATGATGACGAGGAACTCGCCGATGAACCCGTTCGTCCCGGGAACGCCGACCGACGCGAACGTCACGATCAGGAAGACCACCGTGTAGATCGGCATCACCTTCGCGAGCCCGCCGAACTCGTCCACCTCGCGCGTGTGGCGCCGGTCGTAGATGACGCCGACGAGGAGGAAGAGCGCGCCCGTCGACACGCCATGGTTGACCATCTGCAGCACCGCGCCCTGCATGCCCGCCGGCGTCGCGCTGAAGAGCCCCAGCATCACGAAGCCGAGGTGCGCGACCGACGAGTACGCGACCAGGCGCTTCACGTCGCGCTGCTTCCACGCGACCAGCGCGCCGTAGAGGATGCCGCCCAGGATCGCCACGCCCGCCAGGTTCGCCGACAGGTTCGACGCGGGCCCCGGGAAGAGCCCGATCGAGAAGCGCATGTACGCGTAGGTGCCGAGCTTCAGCATCACCGCGGCCAGGATCACCGAGCCACCCGTCGGCGCCTGCACGTGCGCGTCCGGCAACCAGGTGTGCACCGGCCACATCGGCACCTTGATGAAGAACGCCAGCGAGAAGGCCCAGAAGCAGATGAGCTGCGCCTCCCTCGACAGGACGACGCGCGAGAGCGCGAGGTAGTCGAAGGTGAACTCACCCGTGAGCTTCTGGTGCGCCCACACGAGGTAGATGATCGCGGCCAGCATCAGCACCGAGCCGGCCATCGTGTAGAGGAAGAACTTGATCGCCGCCTTCACGCGATCCGCGCCGCCCCAGACGCCGATCATGATGAACATCGGCACCAGCATCAGCTCCCAGAACACGTAGAACAGGAAGAGATCGAGCGCGAGGAACGCGCCGATCATCCCGCCCTGCAGGAGCAGGAGCGCGAAGCAGAACTCCTTGATGCGCGTCTTGATCGAGCCGAACGACGCGTACGCCGCGATCGGCGTGACGAACGTCGTCAGGAGGACCAGCCACAGGCTGATGCCGTCGATCGCGACGTGGTAGCGGATGCCGAGGAAGGGCATCCAGTCCTTGATGTACTGGAAGTGCCAGCCCGCGGTCATCGGGACGGTGAGCAGCCAGAGCGACGCGACGAACCCGATGCCGAGCACCACGTAGGTGAAGCCGCGGAGCACCGAGAGCATCTGGCGCGGGATGAACAGCACCGCCGCCGCGCCCACGATCGGCAGCGCGATCAGCAGGTTGAGCAGGTGCGGCCACTCGCCCGCGGCCTCGGCCGCCTGCGGCGCGCCTTCGGACGGCCAGAGCCAGATCACGAAGAGCGTGGTGAGGGCCGCGATGAAGCCGAGGCCGGCGCGTTGCTTCGTCGGCGCGTCGCCCCGCGGGACGAGCGCGCCGAGGATGCCCGCGCCGATCGCGGGCCAGTACTGGAAGACGAGATCGAGCGGGCTCATTGGGCGCCTCGCGGGTTGATGAGCCCAGGGATGTCCTTCGCAGGCACGCGACCACCACCCGCCGGCACCACCGCGCCCGGCACGCCCAGGTTGGGCACGGCCGAGGACGGGAAGCCGCGGCCAGGCCGCGAGATCGCGAAGCTGTGGGTCGCCTCCTGCGCGAACGCGTTGCGCACGTGCAGCTTGACGTCCTTCGTCTCCCCGGGATTGACGTTGATACGAACCTCGCGCACCTGGCTGAAGTCCTTCTGCTCCGTCCCCGTGCCCTCCCAGCGGTAGGTGTAACCAGGGCCGGGCGCCGCCGAGATGACCACCTCGCCGGCCGAGCGGAGCCGCGAATCATCGACCGTCGCGTCGGCGTGCGGCCGGACGAGGAAGAAGCCCACGCCCGCGAGCCCGATGGCCATCGCCGCGCCGTAGACCTGCACGCGGCCGGTCTGGAACGTGCGGAGCACCGTCCCGAAGAACCCGACGACCGCCGCCGTCAGCTTCGCGAGGATGCCGTCGATGAACCACTTGTCCGCGGCCGTGAAGATGTCCGCGAGCGCGTCCACCATCCCGACCACCGTCGCGTCGTACAGCTCGTCGATCCGCCACTTGTCGTAGATGAGCTTGTACAGGCCCGGCGCCGCCTTCTTGAACGACTCCTCCGGCGCGCCGCCCTTGTTCAGGTACACGACCATCGCCGCGCCCGTGCCGCCGAGGAAGGCCGCCACGCCGGGGCCCATCATCGGCCACATGAGCTTCTCGATGCCCTCCGCGCGCGGCACGACGAGGTCGTGCGCCCGCGTGAAGACCGGCGCGAGCATGTGCCCGAGCGGCTCGAGGTGGATGGGCTCCGCCATCAGGAAGCCCGCGAAGGCCGCGAACGCCGCGAGCACCATGAGCGGGAGCGTCATCGCGAGCGGCGACTCGTGGGGCTTCGGGCCCTCGAGCGGCTTGCCGTCGTCGTGCTCGTGATCGTGGTGATCGTCGTGGCCATGATCGTCATGGCCGTGCGCGTGCTTCGGCTCCTTCCAGCCCGCGACGATCTTCCAGCCGCGGAACTCGCCGTGGAAGGTCATGAAGTAGGCGCGGAACATGTAGAACGCCGTCATCGTCGCCGCGACGACGCCCACCCAGTAGATCGCCTGGCCGAGCCACGAGGGCCACGTCCAGAGCGGCTCCATGCGCCCGAGCTCCGGCGCCACGATCTTCGTGGAGAACGCCTTCCAGAGGATCTCGTCCTTCGACCAGAAGCCCGCGAGCGGAGGCGCGCCCGCGATCGCGAAGCACGAGATCAGGAACGTCCACCGCGTGATGGGCAGGTGCTTCTTCAGCCCGCCCATGTTGCGGATGTCCTGCGACCTGTCCGTGTCGTGGATCCGCGCGTGCATCGCGTGGATCACCGAGCCGGCGCCGAGGAAGAGGCAGGCCTTGAAGAACGCGTGCGTGAAGACGTGGAAGAAACCCGCGGCGAACGCGCCCACGCCGACGCCGATGAACATGAACCCGAGCTGGCTCACCGTGGAGTAGGCGAGCACCTTCTTCAGGTCGTGCTGGAACAGGCCGATCGACGCGGCGAAGATCGCCGTGGCGCAGCCGAGCACCGCCACCGTCGCCATCGCCGCCGGCGACATCAGGAACACCGCCGACGTGCGCGCGACGAGGTAGACGCCCGCCGTGACCATCGTGGCCGCGTGGATGAGCGCGGAGACCGGCGTGGGGCCCGCCATCGCGTCCGGGAGCCACACGTAGAGCGGGATCTGCGCGCTCTTGCCGGCGGCGCCGAGGAACATCGCGAGGCCGACGAGC is from Polyangium spumosum and encodes:
- the mvaD gene encoding diphosphomevalonate decarboxylase encodes the protein MTIRAAKATAHPNIALAKYWGKRADGVNQPAVPSLSVTLAGMATTTTVTFDPALVEDTFLLGGAPADEGPRARVVKLLDRVRRAAGFETRARVESSNDFPTASGLASSASGFSALALAALAAAGLDTDPARVSDLARRISVSAARSAFGGFVELPVGNPGEGDLAAIPIAPADHLALRVVVAVTREGPKAVGSTDGMEHTVRTSPYFPAWVASAPALCARVREAVLRRDLEALGVAAEESALAMHATSIAARPGLIYWTGGTVEALEEVRRMRARGLVAYATIDAGPHVKVLTTPEDEPRVTAALAEVPGVKRTIVASPGEGARLLERT
- the hisC gene encoding histidinol-phosphate transaminase, with amino-acid sequence MTASRFANLLRPELADLAAYVPHTGDFEIRLDGNEAPPLLSPDARAAVAQALAAGALERYPDPRATELREAITSHVGGTSDEVLVGTGSDEVIALLLTALSQPRAGAEAATIVTPSPTFVMYRLSAAARGIRVHEVPLDDRWDLDVAQMRAAITSTNPNIVFLASPNNPTGTRMSEDRIRAVIEAAPEALVVLDEAYVAFAPASVAHLRHAYPNVALLGTVSKIGFAALRVGWFVGPAELVREIDKVRQPYNLPTPSQRAATLVLCELRAEIERVVAHVVAERERLGRELARLGFGVPPSDANFLWVETKRPAKDVFEGLAANKILVRSFHARGGRLANHLRITIGTREENDRLLEVLTRWA
- the mvk gene encoding mevalonate kinase, which codes for MTERTSAEGTASGKVILFGEHAVVYGSPAIAAGLDRGAHARATRLASGPSTLRIGDETVVADGSSSNDLERAFHALLTVAPALPPVHVEARSDLPPGGGLGSSAALSVAITRAAEALARGQEEDAAIEARVLERAAAWERIFHGNPSGIDAMAAARGGIFRFTRAEGARPILPRQDLALCVGSTGQPSSTRETVGLIASQHAKDPVLVQRSIDAVTSIVGNAVLALEAGDQRALGDLMNMNQLVLSGLFVSTSELEELCALARASGALGAKLTGGGGGGCVIALVPPAFQSDGTRDEAREAKSAARILDAWRGAEGRYEGFYARIRAGRRAPTERAEGGLS
- a CDS encoding polyprenyl synthetase family protein — its product is MNEGLTKATVEPGKNENGFLGLLAQIKPEIERRIAARFDEKITRARTYGAEIAAMHEAARDLSLRGGKRVRAGLIAAGWIAAGGEGPLDAAIDAGVAFELLQSYLLIQDDWMDNDATRRGGPSVHAALTKRLGGEHIGATAAILSSDMTWGLAVETLVSIPGLSAERRLEVTQVFLRIHEDVVLGQQIDVLGKAEDVEAMHDLKTGSYTMRGPLLIGAALAGGSPELCAALARFAAPLGVAFQLRDDLLGTFGDHAETGKPVGNDIVAGKRTSLVAEAARRMNEDETRALAAAHGRADAGADAVAAATRALVTSGARRAVEERQRALCEAAMKELASMTVTAAARSILAGVVDALRVRPAAEEARS
- a CDS encoding NADH-quinone oxidoreductase subunit N, with amino-acid sequence MNSGLFLGLSPLLVVSLGGLLLMVAEAFSKRRVDETSDDRDAGPSSELSLGTAVTLLAGAVFAAAIWFVGPEKLEGANLVAPWIIVDRFTLFFSFVLCLGGALAALLAGGYLPEHRLDRGEFYPLVIFSTVGAMILAAAGDLLSLFLGLETMSLGVYAMVGFRRASLRSTEAAVKYFLLGSFAAALLLYGGALLYGATGHTDLAGIREVIANAQPGKGPNFALVITAAALIIVGLAFKVSAVPFHMWTPDAYEGAPTPTTTYMAVAVKCAAFATMLRVLIGGFGEGGLESWAAGWPPVVALLAVLTMTVANLIAGQQESVKRMLAYSSIAHAGYVLVGVVSTMRAGGDAQGSVMFYLLTYTVSTVGAFGALILMGSRGAEAVSYEDLAGVGKRHPAAGFAFSLFLLSLAGVPPTAGFFGKLYIVKASIGAGLYPLAVILLLNSVISAYYYLRVMVYMYMREPAPGAPIAKPMRSGYVATALVVSGVLVVVLGLWPTTSLQMAVEAALAAR
- a CDS encoding complex I subunit 4 family protein, which produces MSPLDLVFQYWPAIGAGILGALVPRGDAPTKQRAGLGFIAALTTLFVIWLWPSEGAPQAAEAAGEWPHLLNLLIALPIVGAAAVLFIPRQMLSVLRGFTYVVLGIGFVASLWLLTVPMTAGWHFQYIKDWMPFLGIRYHVAIDGISLWLVLLTTFVTPIAAYASFGSIKTRIKEFCFALLLLQGGMIGAFLALDLFLFYVFWELMLVPMFIMIGVWGGADRVKAAIKFFLYTMAGSVLMLAAIIYLVWAHQKLTGEFTFDYLALSRVVLSREAQLICFWAFSLAFFIKVPMWPVHTWLPDAHVQAPTGGSVILAAVMLKLGTYAYMRFSIGLFPGPASNLSANLAGVAILGGILYGALVAWKQRDVKRLVAYSSVAHLGFVMLGLFSATPAGMQGAVLQMVNHGVSTGALFLLVGVIYDRRHTREVDEFGGLAKVMPIYTVVFLIVTFASVGVPGTNGFIGEFLVIMGTFMSERLGKFAGIHTVGAAAGVILAAVYMLYVVQKMFFGPLTNPKNKHLPDLTVRESLALAPFVLMIFVIGFFPSIFLDRMKESILLHHNQYKVVSGQAILFADERDAKLLPEDTFSPAFLKGMPKKEKPAEEAGGEDSQAALGGEGKVAQ
- a CDS encoding tetratricopeptide repeat protein; the protein is MSGRGRSLARGAALVLLGLTAGCGDPKVIRVIDGVPTEGRFIAYEAYAYYARAAEAEARGDLRLAILLYRGAAEHDAKSVEVWTRLGAAACADPDARGSAGGAFERAEALDPTYEPLARARARCAEKMGRLDEALGHAARAVALDPGQDEAVLLYASLLERRGRVTEAERWLDALVFERPTSVRGWLARYELALRRNDAAAAERAARALRRRAPRHADRISAEVPALAPLAEVDAALRSGDLGAARKAALRARLPAPELAVRAAALGLAPLARDQAELVLGADPSSSSARIALAVAADLAGDAALFASALDAPRDTLAAAPSPLARLLFADLLLRRAGAEAARAFAGAASASSDTSPNATPDPLLEAVRKRVRARLAPSGKGA